The Podospora pseudocomata strain CBS 415.72m chromosome 1 map unlocalized CBS415.72m_1, whole genome shotgun sequence genome has a segment encoding these proteins:
- a CDS encoding uncharacterized protein (EggNog:ENOG503PGFQ) → MSTQGLLAKGVPPQPLWLLYIKIAILVLSLVTLALGAWAVSIFGGYAGGYGGPTGAGGLVIFTAIWSFIVYGGAAAIEILAPHFFYRIGALVGYILHIIFWLSAWAWSASAASFWLSYTYGIGFYDSAWKREGQALGACAGLGALIWVLSIVHLVFFIRASLADPEGSGPAPGTAGQAELGQVKPEQQYPAQQTYPVQQTQ, encoded by the exons ATGTCGACTCAAGGTCTCCTTGCAAAGGGCgttccccctcaacccctctGGCTCCTCTACATCAAGATCGCGATTTTGGTGCTCTCACTCGTCACACTCGCTCTCGGTGCTTGGGCCGTATCAATCTTTGGTGGCTATGCTGGAGGATATGGTGGCCCAACTGGCGCCGGTGGTCTTGTCATCTTCACA GCTATCTGGTCCTTCATCGTCTACGGCGGCGCCGCAGCCATTGAGATCTTGGCCCCTCACTTCTTCTATCGCATCGGTGCTCTGGTCGGTTACATCCTCCACATCATCTTTTGGCTCTCCGCCTGGGCCTGGTCTGCCAGCGCCGCTTCCTTCTGGCTCTCGTACACGTATGGCATTGGTTTCTACGACTCTGCGTGGAAGAGAGAGGGCCAGGCTCTCGGTGCCTGCGCCGGTCTCGGTGCTTTGATCTG GGTTCTTTCCATTGTGCActtggtcttcttcatccGTGCCTCCCTGGCTGATCCTGAGGGGTCTGGCCCGGCCCCTGGCACCGCCGGCCAAGCTGAGCTCGGCCAGGTCAAGCCTGAGCAGCAGTACCCCGCACAGCAGACCTATCCTGTCCAGCAGACTCAATAG
- the FAS1_2 gene encoding beta subunit of fatty acid synthetase (COG:Q; EggNog:ENOG503NV76) — MRPEVEQELAHTLLVELLAYQFASPVRWIETQDVFLAEKIAERIVEIGPADTLGVMAKRTLASKYEAYDAAKSVQRQILCYNKDAKEIYYDVDPVEEEPEPVAAAPSSSSAPAAAAAAPAAVAAAPPPPSAGPAASVPDAPVPAVDIVKALVAQKLKKGASDIPLGKAIKDLVGGKSTLQNEIVGDLGKEFGSTPEKPEDTPLDELGAALQATFDGNLGKTTQGLIARLISSKMPGGFNITTARKYLETRWGLGSGRQDGVLLLAITMEPAARLGSEADAKAFLDDVSQKYAASAGISLSTAAAAGPAGGSGGGMMMDPAAIEALTSDQKTFFKQQLELTARYLKVDIRAGDKAFQASQESSKVLQAQIDLWMAEHGDFYASGIEPVFTPLKARVYDSSWNWARQDALSMYYDIIFGRLQAVDREIVGKSIRIMNRSNPALLEFMQYHIDNCPTERGETYQLAKELGAMLIENCKEVLTADPVYKDVAVPTGPRTTVDARGNMKYEEVPRASCRKLEHYVQQMAEGGKISEYGSRTKVQNDLSKIYKLIKQQHKLPKTSQLEIKSLYSDIIRSLGMNESQIIPKENGKGASAAAGLVKKSKPKGKTETIPFLHLRKKTQHGWDYSKKLTSLYLDCLEEAAKDGVTFAGKYVLMTGAGAGSIGAEVLQGLITGGAKVVVTTSRFSREVTEYYQSMYARYGSRGSQLVVVPFNQGSVQDVNALVEYIYDPKTGLGWDLDFIVPFAAISEQGRQIDGIDSKSELAHRIMLTNLIRLLGNVKAQKAARGFETRPAQVILPLSPNHGTFGSDGLYSESKLGLETLFNRWHAEDWANYLTICGAIIGWTRGTGLMAGNNMVAEAVENFGVRTFSQQEMAFNLLGLMSPTVVDLCQNEPVFADLNGGLQFIPNLNEVMTKERKSITETSEIRRAVTKETAVENKIVNGEDSEVLYKKKVIEPRANLKYDFPTLPDWKSEVAPLNDKLKGMVDLDRVVVITGFAEVGPWGNSRTRWEMEAYGEFSLEGCIEMAWMMGLIKNHNGPIKGQPYSGWVDGKTGEPVEDKDIKAKYEKYILEHSGIRLIEPELFDGYDPNKKQLLQEVVIEEDLDPFQTSKETAEEFKREHGDKVEVFEIPESGEYTVRMRKGASLWIPKALRFDRLVAGQIPTGWDAKRYGIPEDIISQVDPVSLYVLVSTAEALLSSGITDPFEFYKYVHVSEVGNCIGGGLGGSTALRQMHVERYKDKPVQNDILQESFINTIAAWVNMLLLSSSGPIKTPVGACATAVESVDIGYETIMEGKARICIVGGYDDFGEEGSYEFANMKATSNSVDEMAHGRTPAEMSRPTTTTRNGFMEAQGAGLQVIMTAKLALDMGVPIWGILALTTTASDKIGRSVPAPGQGVLTTAREHSGKFPSPLLDIKYRRRQIERRTRQIQGDKEAEHQYLADEAEALKSEGRSRGEIEEYVADRARHIEKEAERQTREVLRSFGNNFWKQDPSIAPLRGALATWGLTIDDLDVASFHGTSTKANDKNESSVICQQLEHLGRTKGNAVMGIFQKYLTGHPKGAAGAWMLNGCLQVLNSGLVPGNRNADNVDAIMEKFDHIVYPSRTLQTDGVKAFSVTSFGFGQKGAQAIGIHPKYLYATLDQQTFNSYKTRVEARQKKAYTYFHNGLINNALFVAKDKPPYTDEQLSQVLLNPDARVTEDKKTGQLIFPPNFMKLSEKTASATPASPQSGKAALEMMIGQAARALETANTQVGMDIEDIKSINTNSDTFLDRNFTEAEMKYCFSSSTGRSPQKAFAGRWSAKEAVFKALRVQGQGAGAALKDIEIVSDSTGSPTVKLHGYAQEAAQKAGIRYVNVSITYTDDHAAAIATAQL, encoded by the exons ATTGTGAAGGCTTTGGTTGCtcagaagctcaagaagggAGCATCTGACATTCCATTGggcaaggccatcaaggacTTAGTTGGTG GTAAATCCACACTTCAGAATGAAATCGTCGGTGACCTCGGGAAGGAGTTTGGCTCGACACCCGAAAAGCCCGAAGATACACCGCTTGATGAGCTCGGTGCTGCGTTGCAGGCCACTTTCGATGGCAACCTCGGCAAGACCACCCAGGGTCTTATCGCTCGTCTGATTTCTTCAAAGATGCCCGGTGGATTCAACATTACGACTGCGAGGAAGTACCTCGAGACGAGGTGGGGTTTGGGCTCCGGACGCCAAGACGGAGTCCTTCTGCTGGCCATCACTATGGAGCCAGCCGCGCGTCTGGGGTCCGAGGCTGATGCCAAGGCTTTCCTTGACGACGTATCCCAGAAGTACGCCGCCAGCGCTGGCATCAGCTTGTCCACAGCTGCGGCTGCTGGCCCAGCCGGCGGTTCCGGCGGCGGTATGATGATGGACCCGGCGGCGATTGAGGCTCTGACCAGCGACCAGAAGACGTTTTTCAAGCAACAGCTGGAGCTCACTGCGAGATATCTCAAGGTGGACATTCGTGCCGGAGACAAGGCTTTCCAGGCCTCCCAAGAGTCTTCCAAGGTCTTGCAGGCTCAGATTGATCTTTGGATGGCCGAGCATGGCGACTTCTACGCCTCTGGCATTGAGCCCGTCTTTACGCCGCTCAAGGCTCGCGTTTACGATTCGTCATGGAACTGGGCCCGTCAAGATGCTCTTAGCATGTACTACGACATCATTTTTGGGCGGTTGCAGGCTGTTGACCGTGAAATTGTTGGCAAAAGTATCCGGATCATGAACCGTTCCAACCCAGCTCTCCTCGAGTTCATGCAATATCACATCGACAACTGCCCAACAGAGCGTGGAGAGACCTATCAGCTTGCCAAAGAGCTCGGTGCCATGCTCATCGAGAACTGCAAGGAGGTGCTCACTGCCGACCCTGTGTACAAGGATGTTGCGGTCCCTACCGGCCCACGCACCACTGTTGATGCTCGCGGCAACATGAAGTACGAGGAGGTTCCTCGTGCTAGCTGCAGAAAGCTCGAGCATTATGTCCAACAAATGGCCGAGGGTGGCAAGATTTCCGAGTACGGCAGCAGGACAAAGGTTCAGAATGATCTGTCCAAGATCTACAAGTTGatcaagcagcagcacaagCTTCCTAAGACATCGCAGCTCGAGATCAAGAGCTTGTACAGTGATATCATCCGCTCTCTTGGCATGAACGAGAGCCAGATCATTCCCAAGGAGAACGGCAAGGGTGCCAGCGCTGCCGCCGGTCTCGTCAAAAAGTCCAAGCCCAAGGGCAAGACTGAGACCATTCCcttcctccatctccgcAAGAAGACTCAGCATGGCTGGGACTACAGCAAGAAGCTCACCAGCCTGTACCTTGACTGCTTGGAGGAAGCCGCCAAGGATGGTGTCACGTTTGCTGGCAAGTATGTGCTCATGACTGGTGCTGGAGCTGGCTCCATCGGTGCCGAGGTTCTCCAGGGCCTCATCACTGGCGGGGCCAAGGTTGTTGTCACCACCTCTCGCTTCTCCCGTGAGGTGACCGAGTATTACCAGTCCATGTATGCTCGTTATGGCTCGCGCGGCTCTCAGCTCGTGGTCGTTCCCTTCAACCAGGGCAGCGTTCAGGATGTCAACGCCCTTGTCGAGTACATCTATGACCCCAAGACCGGCCTTGGCTGGGACTTGGACTTCATCGTTCCTTTTGCCGCCATTTCTGAGCAGGGTCGCCAGATCGATGGCATCGACTCCAAGTCTGAGCTTGCTCACCGCATCatgctcaccaacctcatccgtcTTCTCGGAAACGTCAAGGCCCAGAAGGCCGCCCGTGGTTTCGAGACCCGTCCTGCTCAGGTCATTCTTCCCCTTTCTCCCAACCACGGCACGTTCGGCAGTGACGGTCTCTACTCCGAGTCCAAGCTTGGCCTCGAGACTCTCTTCAACAGGTGGCATGCCGAGGACTGGGCTAACTACCTCACCATTTGCGGTGCCATCATCGGCTGGACCCGTGGCACTGGTCTCATGGCTGGTAACAACATGGTGGCCGAGGCTGTCGAAAACTTTGGCGTGCGCACCTTCTCGCAGCAGGAAATGGCTTTCAACCTTCTTGGACTCATGTCTCCCACTGTCGTCGATTTGTGCCAGAATGAGCCCGTGTTTGCCGACTTGAACGGTGGTCTCCAGTTTATTCCCAACCTGAACGAGGTGATGACCAAGGAGCGCAAGTCCATCACCGAGACCAGCGAGATTCGTCGTGCCGTCACCAAGGAGACCGCTGTCGAGAACAAGATTGTCAACGGTGAAGACTCGGAGGTCCTctacaagaagaaggtcatcGAGCCTCGCGCCAATCTCAAGTACGACTTCCCCACCCTTCCCGACTGGAAGTCCGAGGTTGCTCCTCTCAACGACAAGCTCAAGGGCATGGTCGATCTCGACAGGGTTGTCGTCATTACTGGTTTCGCCGAGGTTGGCCCATGGGGCAACTCGAGGACTAgatgggagatggaggcgtACGGCGAGTTCTCCCTGGAGGGCTGCATCGAGATGGCCTGGATGATGGGTCTCATCAAGAACCACAACGGTCCCATCAAGGGCCAGCCATACTCCGGCTGGGTTGATGGCAAGACTGGCGAGCCTgtggaggacaaggacatcaaggccaagtacgaAAAGTACATCTTGGAGCACTCCGGTATCCGTCTGATCGAGCCCGAGCTGTTCGATGGCTATGACCCCAATAAgaagcagctcctccaggAGGTCGTCATTGAGGAGGATCTGGATCCCTTCCAGACTTCCAAGGAGACCGCCGAGGAGTTCAAGCGCGAGCATGGAGACAAGGTCGAGGTCTTTGAGATCCCTGAGAGTGGCGAGTACACTGTTCGTATGAGGAAGGGGGCATCCCTCTGGATTCCCAAGGCCCTTCGCTTCGACCGTCTCGTTGCTGGTCAGATCCCAACTGGCTGGGACGCCAAGCGCTACGGCATCCCTGAGGACATCATCAGCCAAGTCGACCCCGTTTCTCTGTACGTTCTCGTCTCGACTGCCGAGGCCCTCTTGTCCTCCGGTATCACAGATCCTTTCGAGTTCTACAAGTATGTCCATGTGTCCGAAGTGGGCAACTgcattggtggtggtcttggtggaTCAACGGCTCTCCGCCAGATGCACGTCGAGCGCTACAAGGACAAGCCGGTCCAGAACGACATTCTTCAGGAGtccttcatcaacaccatcgcTGCGTGGGTGAACATGTTGCTCCTCTCGTCTTCTGGCCCCATCAAGACCCCCGTCGGTGCTTGCGCTACTGCTGTTGAATCCGTCGACATCGGTTATGAGACCATCATGGAGGGCAAGGCCCGCATCTGCATCGTCGGTGGTTATGATGactttggtgaggagggctCGTACGAGTTCGCCAACATGAAAGCCACCAGCAACTCTGTTGACGAGATGGCCCATGGCCGCACTCCTGCCGAGATGTCCagacccaccaccacgactaGAAACGGCTTCATGGAAGCTCAGGGTGCCGGTCTCCAGGTCATCATGACTGCCAAGCTCGCTCTTGACATGGGTGTTCCCATTTGGGGCATTCTTGCCCTCACCACGACCGCCTCTGACAAGATCGGACGCTCCGTCCCTGCTCCCGGCCAGGGTgttctcaccaccgcccgtGAGCATTCCGGCAAGTTCCCCTCGCCACTTTTGGACATCAAGTACAGAAGACGCCAGATCGAGAGGCGCACTCGCCAAATCCAGGGTGATAAGGAAGCCGAGCACCAATACCTCGCCGACGAGGCTGAGGCTCTCAAGTCTGAGGGTCGGTCGCGTGGTGAGATTGAGGAGTATGTCGCAGACCGGGCCAGGCAcatcgagaaggaggccgagaggcaAACTCGCGAGGTGTTGCGCAGCTTTGGCAACAACTTCTGGAAGCAGGATCCCAGCATCGCTCCCCTGCGTGGCGCTCTGGCCACTTGGGGACTCACCATTGACGATCTTGACGTTGCTTCTTTCCACGGCACGTccaccaaggccaacgacAAGAACGAGTCTTCTGTTATTTGCCAACAGCTCGAGCATCTCGGCCGTACCAAGGGCAATGCCGTCATGGGTATCTTCCAGAAGTATCTCACAGGTCATCCCAAGGGTGCTGCCGGTGCCTGGATGTTGAACGGCTGCCTGCAGGTTCTCAACAGTGGTCTCGTGCCCGGTAACCGCAACGCTGACAACGTCGACGCCATCATGGAGAAGTTTGATCACATCGTCTACCCCAGCCGTACTCTCCAGACCGATGGCGTCAAGGCTTTCTCGGTCACCTCTTTTGGTTTCGGCCAGAAGGGTGCTCAGGCTATCGGTATCCACCCCAAGTATCTGTATGCCACTCTTGACCAGCAGACCTTCAACTCGTACAAGACCAGGGTTGAGGCTCGCCAGAAGAAGGCCTACACGTACTTCCACAACGGCCTGATCAACAACGCGCTGTTCGTTGCAAAGGACAAGCCCCCATATACCGATGAGCAGCTCAGCCAAGTTCTCCTCAACCCCGATGCTCGCGTCACGGAAGACAAGAAGACTGGCCAGCTCATCTTCCCTCCCAACTTCATGAAGCTTTCTGAGAAGACTGCTTCCGCCAcgcctgcttctcctcagAGCGGCAAGGCAGctttggagatgatgattgGGCAGGCCGCGAGGGCACTTGAGACGGCCAACACTCAGGTGGGTATGGATATTGAGGACATCAAGtcgatcaacaccaacagcgACACTTTCCTTGACCGCAACttcaccgaggccgagatgaaGTACTGCTTCTCGTCCTCCACTGGGCGGTCGCCTCAGAAGGCGTTTGCTGGCCGATGGAGTGCCAAGGAGGCCGTCTTCAAGGCCCTGCGTGTCCAGGGACAAGGAGCGGGTGCGGCTCTGAAGGATATTGAGATCGTTTCAGACAGCACTGGCTCACCAACAGTCAAG CTGCACGGTTATGCTCAAGAAGCCGCTCAGAAGGCTGGTATCAGATACGTCAACGTGTCCATCACATACACCGATGACCACGCGGCCGCCATTGCCACAGCGCAGCTCTGA
- a CDS encoding uncharacterized protein (COG:F; COG:Q; MEROPS:MER0037714; EggNog:ENOG503NU83), protein MGSIGFPTAAVSETRPPAKNKIFLGTFIHSKTLGELEYLHNAAVAVDSLGTIVAVSPDTDIAKAKSTLLPQLNWPSDDTDMVVAKAGQFFFPGFIDTHLHASQYPNVGLFGSSTLLDWLNTYTFPLEASLSSLPKAQKVYSRVIRKTLSHGTTTAAYYATIDVPATNLLADLCLSSGQRALIGRVCMDQLGPSYYLDESPAESLAKTKQCIDHVLSKDPKMELITPIITPRFAPACSAPLMKELGQLAKETDLPVQTHISENKNEIALVASLFPDAGDSYAEVYDTFGLLTPRTILAHAVHLTEKEADLVTERKSKVSHCPCSNSAITSGAARVRWLLDKGIEVGLGTDMSGGYSPSVLEAARHAVLVSRHICMDEGKSEERDKLSVEEVLYLATRGGAKVVGMEDKIGGLEVGMEWDAQLVGLHEVDEEEGEEGNVDVFGWESWEEKIAKWVYNGDDRNTKKVWVRGRLVHERK, encoded by the coding sequence ATGGGGAGTATCGGCTTCCCCACCGCTGCCGTGAGCGAGACAAGGCCACCAGCGAAGAACAAGATCTTCCTTGGCACTTTCATCCACTCCAAGACTCTCGGCGAACTCGAGTATCTTCACAATGCCGCCGTAGCAGTCGACAGTCTCGGCACCATTGTCGCTGTCTCCCCGGACACCGACATCGCCAAGGCCAAAAGcacactcctcccccagctgaACTGGCCCTCTGATGATACCGACATGGTTGTCGCCAAAGCCGGCCAGTTCTTTTTCCCCGGCTTCATCGACACCCACCTCCACGCCTCGCAGTATCCCAACGTTGGCCTCTTTGGCAGCTCGACCCTCCTGGACTGGTTGAACACTTACACTTTCCCCTTGGAGGCTTCTTTATCCTCGCTCCCAAAAGCCCAAAAGGTCTACTCCCGTGTCATCCGCAAGACACTTTCTCACGGCACAACCACTGCGGCGTACTATGCCACCATTGACGTCCCCGCCACCAATCTCCTGGCAGATTTGTGCCTCTCCTCCGGCCAGCGCGCCCTGATCGGGAGAGTATGCATGGATCAACTCGGCCCATCCTACTACCTCGACGAATCCCCAGCGGAATCCCTCGCCAAAACAAAGCAGTGCATCGATCACGTCTTGTCCAAAGACCCCAAGATGGAGCTaatcacccccatcatcaccccccgTTTCGCACCCGCTTGTTCGGCCCCCCTGATGAAGGAGCTAGGCCAACTAGCAAAAGAAACCGACCTCCCTGTTCAGACGCACATCAGTGAAAACAAAAACGAGATAGCCCTCGTGGCGAGTCTCTTCCCAGACGCAGGGGATAGCTACGCAGAGGTGTACGACACGTTTGGGCTGCTGACGCCAAGAACGATCCTGGCGCATGCGGTGCACTtgacagaaaaagaagcggaTTTGGTCACGGAGAGGAAGAGCAAAGTCAGCCATTGCCCTTGCTCCAACTCGGCGATTACCTCTGGagcggcgagggtgaggtggttgttggataAGGGGATCGAGGTTGGGCTGGGGACGGATATGAGCGGGGGATACTCGCCTAGTGTGCTCGAGGCGGCGAGGCATGCGGTTTTGGTGAGCAGGCATATTTGTATGGATGAGGGGAAGTCGGAAGAGAGGGATAAGTTGagcgtggaggaggttttgtaCCTGGCTACGAGGGGAGGGGCGAAGGttgtggggatggaggacaagattggtgggttggaggtggggatggagtGGGATGCTCAGCTTGTGGGACTTCATGaggtggatgaagaggagggggaggagggaaatgTCGATGTGTTTGGATGGGAGAgttgggaggagaagattgcgAAATGGGTGTATAATGGTGATGATAGGAATACAAAGAAGgtgtgggtgagggggaggttggttcATGAGAGGAAGTGA
- a CDS encoding uncharacterized protein (EggNog:ENOG503PUHE): protein MRATTTILFIASLASTAFGAATKMFDDENCQNEVDKKVFNGFSTGDAPLTDNIKSIRTDSRVDTWFAYQRNDGEGCKGDLITRVNNGDCIKVSDLGIGCTRLCASGLGAGSCVATTIP from the exons ATGcgtgccaccaccaccatcctcttcatcgcttccctcgcctccaccgccttcgGTGCTGCGACCAAGATGTTTGACGACGAGAACTG CCAAAATGAAGTCGACAAAAAGGTCTTTAACGGCTTCTCCACCGGTGACGCTCCCCTCACCGACAACATCAAGTCCATCCGCACCGACTCCCGCGTCGACACCTGGTTTGCCTACCAGCGCAACGACGGCGAGGGGTGCAAGGGCGACCTCATCACCAGAGTCAACAACGGTGATTGCATCAAGGTTTCTGACTTGGGCATTGGGTGCACGCGGTTGTGTGCCAGTGGTTTGGGTGCTGGCAGCTGTGTTGCTACCACTATCCCTTAA